The following are from one region of the Quercus robur chromosome 1, dhQueRobu3.1, whole genome shotgun sequence genome:
- the LOC126727253 gene encoding EPIDERMAL PATTERNING FACTOR-like protein 6 → MEWNRNKPLLFYCVSIFFLSFCALITNISSTPTCQDNRCHLSVKADINFQEIEKRKEEEGSVSLARRFLGGPGSSPPRCTSKCGKCTPCKPVHVPVPPGTPVTTEYYPEAWRCKCGNKLYMP, encoded by the exons ATGGAGTGGAACAGAAACAAACCACTTCTTTTCTACTGCGTGTCCATCTTCTTCCTTTCATTTTGTGCACTAATCACCAACATCAGCTCTACACCTACATGTCAAG ACAACAGGTGTCACTTGTCTGTTAAGGCTGACATAAATTTTCAG GAAAttgagaagagaaaagaggagGAGGGGTCAGTGAGCTTGGCAAGGAGGTTCTTGGGGGGGCCTGGATCGTCGCCACCGCGATGCACATCAAAGTGTGGCAAATGCACACCATGTAAGCCGGTTCACGTGCCCGTGCCGCCTGGAACGCCGGTCACTACTGAGTATTATCCTGAAGCTTGGAGGTGCAAATGCGGCAACAAGTTGTACATGCCATGA